The Daphnia pulex isolate KAP4 chromosome 7, ASM2113471v1 genome includes the window GACATGGCCGATCCGTCGGCAAGCCCGGCTGGAAATCAACTGATGACTGGACATGGCAAAAACTGGAAGTTAACTATAGTAGATaggcatgtgtgtgtgtgtgctgtgtatgTGTGGGTAGtgtcttatatattttttcccctttagaTTTGTCTGTGTAAGTACTTTTTGATGATGGTGGGCGGTATGACTCAGCTCAGcagagttggaaaaaaaattaaccattTGATGTTACGTTAACAGCAGATGGTGACCGCCAAATAACGAGCGCGTTACCCCAAATAATATTATGCAAGTTGTTTTTTGAGGGTTTCGTCgtgaaatttcaaagaaataacaaaattctaACTGTACAAACACACTGGGCACTTTGGAttcgaaagaaataaaaatctttcgagctgatttgaaataaaaacaaaaacagcagcagcaacacttTCACTTCGTCGAGCTGATGTGAACGTTGAAATCCGATTGAAAATTTCGTGTTGGGTCCTTTTCAATATGTATACACACTGACATGACACAATCTAATGGAAGCGAATGTGAAAAGGGGTAGCGTGACTTTCCCTTTCCTTCGCCGATTCAAGttgaaaacagaaagaaaaaaaaaatagtatttaGCCATTCGACATTGACCCCGAACTACACACGAGACTGGTATATGTGTACCGGTGAATGGGAACACAATCATCATTTCTTGATGTTTAGAAAATCACAAGTTGTAGCAGTAGAGACTCTGGGCGATTAAGATTACATTTCAGTGCGAGGACGTCTTAAATAAATAGGTTTACATCTCGCTCTTTCACGATTTTTACcttcgaagaaaaaagaatgagacttaacaatttttaatggAGACGGAGAGAAGGTTACTGTGCGGAGTTCCCCCCACCGGTGAGCAAAATCGTGAAGGTTCTTGATGCGGATGATTAAACGTGTTTTTAGTGTTCTTCAGCCCATGAAGACATAAACGATATTACCTTGATTCTACCTAATAATTACATTAACAACGTACAGAGACATTAACCgcaaaaaaatggattttttgggCGAATTTCGGTTAACGATTTTTTGGTATTAGAACCACTGCTAATCTTGCCAAAAGTGCAGACGACTTGGTCATCAATACACACGTGTAAATCGTGTTACGACTTAAAGTGGGTGTCACATTATCTCTTTTTTGGTTCTAAATTACGTTTTATAATTAATAGTTGACAGTATGGAAAACGAGGAAGATATCGAACAGGCCAGCTTAAACTTTATTCCATGCGTGGCTTGGATTCGTCGAGGGGTCGCTAAATTAAACCCCGAAAAGGTTTGAACCCCGTTACAGCGAGTTGTAAGTGTGACTTGATTAACGTTTTCTCCATCTCTCAGGTTGAGCTCACTAAAGAAGAGCTTGAAGCATTAATTggcaaaacaaaaggagatcTGGCTGAACTCGATGAAGAAGATAAAGAGGATGACGAGGAAGATAAAGACATGGAAGACGGAGACGACAGTGCTGTCAAAGATACTGACCAGGTGGACGAGGAAGCAGCAAAGGAGATGGACGAAGATGCTAAAATTGCAGCAGAATATGGGCTGGATGACTATGATGATGGTTGGTTAATACCAATCCAATTAGAATCACTGTTATTaagctcattttttttcaacagatgATGACAATGTTCTCATGGGAATTGAAAACTTGGCTGTGTTCTCTGATGAGAAACTAGATCCATATGTCACAAAGCCAGAAGATGAGgacagtgaagaagaagaggacttTAACCTGCTACCTACTGACAATCTGATCGCCGTTGGGCACGTTGAAGGAGACGCTGCCATTCTCGAAATATATGGCAAGTTACTTGCGATTCTAcaaaaaatctatttattAACTCTTAGCTTAAACATCTGTTTATTAACTCTTAGCCAAAAAAATCCGTTTATTAACTCTTAATTTCCAACCACAGTCTATAACGCCGAAGAAGCCCATTTGTACGTCCATCATGAGACGTTCTTGCCAGCTCTTCCTCTTTGTATGGAATGGATAGATTTCAATCCGACTGAAACAAAAGcaggtaaattaaaaattcctcGACAATTGAtacaattaaatttataaCTCAATATGGTGAATAGGTAACTACTTGGCCGTTGGCAGCATGTCTCCTATTATCGAAATCTGGGACGTGGATATCGTGGGCAGCTTGGAACCTGAATTTCGACTGGGCAAAAAGAAGAGTcgcaagaagaagattgaGGGTGTCGGTCACAAAGACGCTGTCCTCAGCCTGTCGTGGAACAAGCGCGTCAGGTATCTATTAAATACACATCCTGAATTACTTTGAATTTCTGAAATTTCCTAATGTCAAATGTGTTTGTTTAGAAACTTATTGGCCAGTGGATCAGCCGATAACACAGTCATGTTATGGGACATGACCAATCAGGTGGTTGCTTCTACGCTGCCCCATCCGGAGAAAGTTCAGAGCCTGCAGTTCCATCCCTTTGAGATCCAGACGTTGTTGACGGGCTGTTGCGACCAGGTTGTTCGCGTCTACGATTGCCGTAGCGAGAGCTTCAAGAGCTGGACCCTCGAGGGTGAAATTGAACGCGTTCTATGGGATCACTTCAATCCCTACTGCTTCTTGGCCAGCACGGAAGCTGGTCACGTCTACTACATGGACGCCCGCAACGATGAGAAACCGCTGTGGCAGTTGAATGCCCACACCAAATCGTGCACCGGTTTGGCTCTCAGCTCGCAATGTCCAGGCTGTCTCGTCACAGCCTCTCAAGACAAAGACTTTAAGGTCTGGGACATTCAGTCTGGCAAACCCAATTTTATTTGCGAGCACGATTTCAAGATTGGAGGAATTTACGTAGCCACTGCGTGTCCCGACGCTCCTTTCGCCTTCTGCATGGGAGGAGACAACCGTAGCGAAAACTTCAAAGTTTGGGACATTCGACAAAGCGCCGCCGGTTTGTGAcccccttttcattttctcttatcgattaaaaattaaaaatttaatgttattttcctttttttttaaatagttttgGACAGATTCGAAAGACGGCAATTGGTTCAACCGTTAATCCAAACAAGTCCGTCAgaaccagcaacaacaaccaaccaatcataatTTTCGGGAAACtcattttcccgtttttttttaaacacattgATAAACTATTGGATGGgacggaaatgaaaaacaaataaaatttttttttttgctgacgGTGAACGACTACTCTCGTCCGGGTATCATCTTGACAGATAGCCGTTGGTGGTCGCTGGTGGTATATaacattttgatcaaatttcatttcctttttataatcattattatttatttaattatatcaGGAATGACCCAAATTGCCGGGTCAAATAAGCGTTAACATACTCAACCTaggcaaaataataataaaaaaaaagggaataaataaGAACTGAACGAATTTTAAGAGGTTTGGCTCGTGTTGTTTGCAGTGCCTAGTCTGCAAGTCTGTGTGTGAATGTCtgtgtcaagaaaaaaaagatgattgtgGCGATCCGAGGTCGGGCACGTGCGTTGTGTGAGAAATTATGTCTTTTTGAGATgagcgaagaagaaatggatggTTTTACAAGGAACAACCGCACGATTCGACAATCATGTTGGGTAAAGTCCGCTGTTTGATGACATTATTCTCATCTGAATAGAAAATGACGAGCGGACTGAGACGAGTTGGAGCGCAACAAGGCGCTAAATGAGGCCGGGCTTCAATCGGGACCCGCTCCCGTGCCACCAACTTCTACAAATTTACACcccaaataatatttttaaatttctgttcACTAAATTGTCAGAATTATTTGTTAGGTCTACCTGAAGGAGCGATGCGTGTGTATTGGCGCTGCTGGCCGGTGCTGTCATAGTACGACACGATCCACGACAGTAGAAGGCGTGAAAACCGGACGGAGCCACGATCCAGTCATCCCAGCCGACGTCTTTGAAGGACACGAAGAGAGATTCTCGGCAGCACTGGGTCACGGTTGCACCACACCTGGGCGTCGTGACACTCTGCCGCTTTTGGCGGGAGTTCCTTGAGCTGACCTCGGCCGatctctaaaaatatttcgattttccaACGGACTGAGATTAGACGAAATCCACCAGACACAATCCCCATTTAAAGTCAACCAAGGTTGGGGAAACTACCTGAACTGGACCTTGCCGCAGACTTACCCTTTGAGACGGATCGattttaataatcaaatatGGCTGAGGATGATTAGGGTGATCCAAATGGACCCTGGTATCAAGTGGCAAGCTGAGGAATCGGTGCCTGTGATGGCGGTCAATTTGCTGGTCTACCGTCACTGTGACATCAGTCGACTCCCAATCAACTAAGTAAGTTTCATTATTAAAATACAAATctactttttaaattaattgaattttttaaaatcatacCTGATGCAGAATTATTACTCGACGACTCCTGGGCTGTCCACAAAACGGCCGACTGAAGTGCATCTACGAGCATCTCGTCGGTGATGGGAAACTTCAAGGTAAGCGTTTCTCCTCTGGCTATCGGTGGTGGATCGTTGTGATGATTCTTGTGGTTTTTATTGCGACGAAACGTCTTGGTcggaaacaaaatgatttgCCTGGCCGGTTCAACTTCCTGCGCCACTTGATAGGGACCAGAAATGCTGTCGGGTAGAACAATCGTAGGCGGGAGGCTGTGCATGTGCAGGGCCACTTCTTTAGTCTTGACTCTCGGCGGTCGATCCTCCATTTCCAATCGGTCCAGGATCTGTTGTTTGGTCGACTCGATTCGCCACCGCTTGATATCGTCGTCCTTCATCACGGAAACGGTTCGCTCTCGGGTACAGGTCGGGCAATCTTGATCGTTGCGTTCCAACTGCCAGGAATCACCTTGGCCAACCTGCTCCGTCTGCATGGATGCTGGAAATCAGAGCAAACGAATTGTTAAATTGGAAATGTTGGGagacaaaaaatgttaaaagccACCTTACTAGGGAAATAGCCGATAAATAGCAGAGTCCAGATGACCAGTAGAGCAGGCTGTCGTGTCCCGTGATAGTTGAGTGTCCTGAACGGATTGCTCCATTGGAATAGCCGGCCAACTGATGGGAAAGGTCGGAGTAATTCTTTTTCGGATCGAAATGTCATTGTGTCACTCATCAGTTCCTCTCGTCTCGACCAGTACTCCATTTGTCTTTCAATGTCTgtgtttaatttgtttgaaaaatcaatcactACTCGCACTGTATCAAAGTCACGTTGAAACTTGGACGGACCGCACAAAACACAATCCGTCCGGAGCACGGGTCTGTTGGCTAATGGTAGAACTTGTAACCGTCTAGCGTTCTAATCACTCTTTTAGACACGCAGTCTTGTGACTGTGTGGTCCCTTGGCAGAGgaagttgagagagagagaagaaagaaaatagggcTGCTAATGGCTCCTCCCCTACTCGCCTCCTTCCTTATGTGCGTCGTCTCCTTTCCAGCCCCCATTCTTTTttgctcttttatttttctccataTGGTGCGAGAGCATCATTGACTGCGTTTTGCTTATATTATTAATAACTGTACTATACACTAGGCCCAtggcgaagaagaaatcaTCAAACTCTCAAGGTCTTGTTTGGGTTAACCTGATTTCCAAGAACTCCAAGGTTAAGATTGTGGAGCGTGATGAAAGCTGACCTACGCCATCCGTTCCAACGGatggcgcgcgcgcgctcggCATAAACGGCAGTTGTGTGCATACGCGCAACTTCGCAATAGATTCGACGTCACTCTCTCGGCTGATGATTTATGAGTCTGAATAATTAGACGTTGAAGCTAAAAGGAAGTGTCTAGCGGGGAAGAGAATTTCATGAATGGAATCATGAAGCGCGGCTCCCTTTTGTTGGGTAGGCGGTGACCAAAGACCAGACGGACCAATCGTCTCCTCTCCTCGGATGGCGTGATCGACGCGCCacaccgacacacacacacacacacatggttTAACAAACTTTAAAGGCAACGCGGGAAtcttgttttacattttttctcgttttttttttcttgtttgagtTTCCGTCCCTTTTCCCCACTCTCCGGCGGCGGCCCATGTGTTGACGAAGTTTAGCACATCATAGCGTTTCTTCTGGAGAAAACCACAAGGGTTCGTAGAGTGCGAAGTGGGTTGATGCCAATGGGTagcagcgagagagagagatcggAAACGACTGGAATCGCGCGGGTATCGAGACATGTACAGTCAAATATCGCTCGGTTTACTCTAGCCGACCGTCCATTGGCAGCAGATCGACTTTCCATTTTTACCGAGAATTGTCTGTACACATTTTGATTAAATACTTGGAACGAATCGCAGTAAGTTTGGTCGTCTtaaattcaaaggaaaaacttttggttacgtaacaaaaatattgacaaagtcttttttcgtttaaaaaagaaatattgaccaaatgttttcaatttcaatagaTTAAGGGAGACATTTCCGGACAGGAAGAGATCTCGTCCGATGAAATTCGAAGTGATTGAACGCGCTCGTTCTCATTCACGACGCTATAAGAAAAATCGCCAACGCTAGCTATAAGATATCACAGCTTGAATATAATCTCAACGGCATCCTTTTAATGTACGTAACGAGTTTGTGTTGTAGGAAGTGACGGACGAACTGCAATCAGAACGCATCATGATAGCAGCGTGATGGCCTGATGATAGCGCTCGCTCATATTCGATATCGTCCATATGTTTTGGGTCGGTTTTCCTGCTAAACGAACCGCTTCCATATGGATGGAAAGGAGAATTTCGCTCGTGCAAGGAACTACAAGGTTGCTGATTATAGTAAAAATCTGTGTATTGGAAATAGACGAAACGATTATCAAGCCGTAAGGTTTGTGTGATACCTCCAGCAGACTGCAGATAATAAGGTTCGTCGAATTTGATATCAAGGATGTAACCTCAAGGCCAAcaatctttctcttcttctttcatacaagtc containing:
- the LOC124198705 gene encoding bone morphogenetic protein 2-like; this translates as MEYWSRREELMSDTMTFRSEKELLRPFPSVGRLFQWSNPFRTLNYHGTRQPALLVIWTLLFIGYFPTSMQTEQVGQGDSWQLERNDQDCPTCTRERTVSVMKDDDIKRWRIESTKQQILDRLEMEDRPPRVKTKEVALHMHSLPPTIVLPDSISGPYQVAQEVEPARQIILFPTKTFRRNKNHKNHHNDPPPIARGETLTLKFPITDEMLVDALQSAVLWTAQESSSNNSASVDWESTDVTVTVDQQIDRHHRHRFLSLPLDTRVHLDHPNHPQPYLIIKIDPSQRRSAEVSSRNSRQKRQSVTTPRCGATVTQCCRESLFVSFKDVGWDDWIVAPSGFHAFYCRGSCRTMTAPASSANTHASLLQKLVARERVPIEARPHLAPCCAPTRLSPLVIFYSDENNVIKQRTLPNMIVESCGCSL
- the LOC124198703 gene encoding periodic tryptophan protein 1 homolog isoform X1, whose amino-acid sequence is METERRLLCGVPPTVDSMENEEDIEQASLNFIPCVAWIRRGVAKLNPEKVELTKEELEALIGKTKGDLAELDEEDKEDDEEDKDMEDGDDSAVKDTDQVDEEAAKEMDEDAKIAAEYGLDDYDDDDDNVLMGIENLAVFSDEKLDPYVTKPEDEDSEEEEDFNLLPTDNLIAVGHVEGDAAILEIYVYNAEEAHLYVHHETFLPALPLCMEWIDFNPTETKAGNYLAVGSMSPIIEIWDVDIVGSLEPEFRLGKKKSRKKKIEGVGHKDAVLSLSWNKRVRNLLASGSADNTVMLWDMTNQVVASTLPHPEKVQSLQFHPFEIQTLLTGCCDQVVRVYDCRSESFKSWTLEGEIERVLWDHFNPYCFLASTEAGHVYYMDARNDEKPLWQLNAHTKSCTGLALSSQCPGCLVTASQDKDFKVWDIQSGKPNFICEHDFKIGGIYVATACPDAPFAFCMGGDNRSENFKVWDIRQSAAVLDRFERRQLVQPLIQTSPSEPATTTNQS
- the LOC124198703 gene encoding periodic tryptophan protein 1 homolog isoform X2, with product MENEEDIEQASLNFIPCVAWIRRGVAKLNPEKVELTKEELEALIGKTKGDLAELDEEDKEDDEEDKDMEDGDDSAVKDTDQVDEEAAKEMDEDAKIAAEYGLDDYDDDDDNVLMGIENLAVFSDEKLDPYVTKPEDEDSEEEEDFNLLPTDNLIAVGHVEGDAAILEIYVYNAEEAHLYVHHETFLPALPLCMEWIDFNPTETKAGNYLAVGSMSPIIEIWDVDIVGSLEPEFRLGKKKSRKKKIEGVGHKDAVLSLSWNKRVRNLLASGSADNTVMLWDMTNQVVASTLPHPEKVQSLQFHPFEIQTLLTGCCDQVVRVYDCRSESFKSWTLEGEIERVLWDHFNPYCFLASTEAGHVYYMDARNDEKPLWQLNAHTKSCTGLALSSQCPGCLVTASQDKDFKVWDIQSGKPNFICEHDFKIGGIYVATACPDAPFAFCMGGDNRSENFKVWDIRQSAAVLDRFERRQLVQPLIQTSPSEPATTTNQS